The Musa acuminata AAA Group cultivar baxijiao chromosome BXJ1-3, Cavendish_Baxijiao_AAA, whole genome shotgun sequence genome window below encodes:
- the LOC135629759 gene encoding zinc finger CCCH domain-containing protein 55-like isoform X3 produces the protein MSENVRRRMSKWDVVVEESNFLDENRHDRMPPVKADDLSKERVSKLDLNDGEQLPLWHDMKNDDNVKKDISQHDKVPMRFPELDDKIIRPSRNSSHMDESPKRAFMEQYDSKKSSWEPDSESETVKYAEANRELGEPDSSFVQDYNSGVSPGPDAWRRRSRNVSPRGGWRRSRSRSRSRSRGRGRSRSRSRNRNRSRSRSRSWSRSRSRSRSPFGIKRGSERWSDRGRNIAGGQAPPCRDFASGHCRRGSQCRFLHEDGGRGEFDRHNTHSRETNLERGRFSWHNGKENLSGSWDQTDYARNKPFQRQRSHYDDGDREKPELHRSNKPAELCYDFTKGRCQRGSSCRYLHQEASSHGGWSMKNEAREDNYDRRDPDASFGQKIESRKVNDPPCKYFAEGRCRRGQNCKFSHQGLDGHLEGKPHDGRWDHDQITSDNLSKSVSELGGQTIAVDKITPTRWNSGNDGVRSAAPQFIEMGDFTHPQHQQTHGTEDDGGQTFRLEGCQKPASQEQNITHDVAGPHQHASSVSMQVMAQNADKQQYPDDVEMLCQEGGSVITNNIGAKPEMNSVNSMLTVAPITEKSFTQSGPSQYVVPQLLRTQSFTPNVQIPQVVAPLHFSKQMQQVVYPMPPNGQSQFVVPLTPSDAQHLNHSMLNQPALSLPHAVSNQQNFGEQTQQSAPPSPHNGPSQHKLNLSGPNPQFLLSSVNGQNQHNLNPSGQIQQNVLPFNGQSPRNIALMGQSHQSHVPPQNGQSQENVQLLAPNKQNPVLEPPSDNSFISDNHQTSSQNIPGEGLYSRAGSAETKPSPISSGSVISHKVVTSEQAARITDLSASLAQFFGNGPLHVATLGVPPSQPSLGSSSAVLPAAAFPPSIHPSQAVSDSVGAINPDINNLPGNPRMEESETNSKSLLSVSVTDHIGEQNIDAKQVEPTDGDPSKEVNVTDTGGRGKKEEKAHLGDVDADVADGANKQTKDAKGSKMFKCALVEFVKDLLKPAWKEGQLSREAHKTIVKKVVDKVTSAVQGPNIPQTQEKIDLYLVHSKAKLSKLVQAYVEKYVKN, from the exons ATGTCTGAGAATGTAAGAAGACGGATGTCTAAATGGGATGTAGTGGTGGAAGAATCTAATTTTTTAGATGAGAATAGACACGATAGAATGCCACCTGTTAAAGCAGATGATCTTTCTAAGGAAAGAGTATCAAAGTTGGATCTGAATGATGGTGAACAACTTCCTTTATGGCATGAcatgaaaaatgatgataatgtgAAAAAAGACATTTCTCAACATGACAAAGTACCTATGAGGTTTCCTGAGCTGGATGATAAGATCATAAGACCATCAAGAAATTCTTCTCACATGGATGAATCACCTAAGCGGGCTTTCATGGAACAATATGACTCAAAAAAGTCATCTTGGGAACCAGATTCTGAAAGTGAAACAGTAAAATATGCTGAAGCTAATAGGGAGCTAGGTGAACCAGATTCATCTTTTGTTCAGGATTATAATTCAGGTGTGTCCCCCGGTCCTGATGCATGGAGGCGACGCAGTCGCAATGTCTCTCCAAGAGGTGGTTGGAGAAG gagcaggagcaggagcaggagcaggagcagggGCAGGggcaggagcaggagcaggagcaggaacAGGAACAGGAGTAGGAGCAGGAGCCGAAGCTGGAGCCGAAGCCGAAGCCGAAGCCGGAGCCCTTTTGGTATAAAGCGAGGATCAGAGAGGTGGTCCGACAGAGGAAGAAACATAGCAGGAGGGCAGGCTCCACCTTGTAGAGATTTTGCATCAGGTCATTGTAGGAGAGGCAGTCAATGCAGGTTTCTTCATGAAGATGGTGGCCGTGGAGAGTTTGATAGGCATAACACACATTCAAGAGAAACTAATCTGGAAAGGGGAAGGTTCTCATGGCATAATGGCAAGGAGAATTTGTCTGGTTCATGGGATCAAACTGATTATGCACGAAATAAGCCATTTCAAAGGCAACGTAGTCACTATGATGATGGTGACAGGGAGAAACCTGAGTTACATAGAAGCAACAAGCCTGCCGAGTTGTGTTATGATTTTACAAAAGGGAGATGCCAGAGGGGTTCATCATGCAGATATCTTCATCAAGAAGCTTCCTCCCATGGTGGATGGAGCATGAAAAATGAGGCCAGAGAAGATAACTATGATAGAAGGGATCCAGATGCATCTTTTGGCCAAAAAATCGAGTCTCGCAAGGTAAATGACCCACCATGCAAGTATTTTGCTGAAGGGCGTTGCCGCCGTGGTCAAAATTGCAAGTTTTCACATCAGGGTCTTGATGGTCATCTGGAAGGCAAGCCACATGATGGTAGATGGGATCATGATCAGATCACTAGTGATAATTTGTCAAAGAGTGTTTCAGAGTTGGGTGGCCAAACAATTGCCGTAGATAAAATCACTCCTACTCGGTGGAATAGTGGTAATGATGGTGTTAGATCTGCTGCTCCTCAGTTTATAGAGATGGGAGATTTTACACATCCTCAACATCAACAAACCCACGGAACCGAAGATGATGGTGGTCAAACCTTTAGACTGGAAGGCTGTCAAAAACCAGCTTCCCAAGAGCAGAACATAACCCATGACGTCGCTGGCCCTCATCAACATGCTTCATCTGTCTCTATGCAGGTTATGGCCCAAAATGCTGATAAACAGCAGTATCCTGACGATGTCGAGATGTTATGCCAGGAAGGCGGGAGTGTGATCACGAACAACATTGGAGCAAAACCAGAGATGAACTCAGTCAATAGTATGCTCACTGTGGCTCCTATCACTGAAAAAAGTTTTACTCAGAGTGGACCGAGTCAGTATGTCGTTCCTCAGCTTCTTCGTACACAAAGCTTTACCCCTAATGTCCAGATTCCTCAGGTTGTTGCTCCACTGCATTTCAGTAAGCAAATGCAGCAAGTTGTTTATCCAATGCCTCCAAATGGCCAAAGTCAGTTCGTTGTTCCACTGACCCCTTCAGATGCACAACATTTAAATCATAGCATGTTGAACCAGCCTGCTCTTTCTCTGCCACATGCTGTTAGTAACCAGCAAAATTTTGGAGAGCAGACTCAACAGAGTGCCCCTCCATCCCCTCATAATGGACCAAGCCAACACAAGTTGAATCTCAGTGGTCCTAACCCTCAATTCCTTCTGTCATCTGTGAATGGACAAAATCAGCACAACTTGAATCCCAGTGGTCAGATTCAGCAGAATGTTCTGCCTTTTAATGGGCAGAGCCCTCGGAACATTGCTCTTATGGGCCAGAGTCACCAGAGCCATGTGCCACCTCAAAATGGCCAGAGTCAAGAGAATGTTCAGTTACTTGCTCCTAACAAGCAAAATCCTGTCCTTGAGCCTCCATCAGACAACAGTTTTATATCGGATAATCATCAGACAAGCTCGCAGAATATACCAGGGGAGGGATTGTATTCAAGGGCAGGTTCAGCTGAAACTAAACCATCACCGATAAGTTCTGGTTCTGTCATCTCGCATAAAGTAGTAACCAGTGAGCAGGCTGCACGAATTACTGACCTTTCAGCATCTTTAGCACAGTTCTTTGGAAATGGCCCTTTACATGTTGCTACTTTAGGAGTGCCGCCATCACAACCTTCTTTGGGTTCGAGTTCTGCTGTGCTTCCTGCAGCTGCCTTTCCACCATCTATTCATCCCAGTCAAGCTGTTTCTGATAGTGTGGGAGCTATTAATCCTGACATCAATAACCTTCCTGGCAATCCCAGAATGGAGGAATCAGAAACAAATTCTAAAAGCTTGCTCTCAGTGTCTGTTACTGATCATATTGGTGAACAGAACATTGATGCCAAGCAGGTGGAGCCAACTGATGGTGATCCTTCGAAGGAAGTAAATGTAACAGACACTGGAGGACGAggcaagaaagaagagaaagcccACTTAGGGGACGTCGATGCAGATGTTGCTGATGGAGCAAATAAACAAACTAAGGATGCGAAGGGAAGTAAGATGTTTAAGTGTGCACTTGTGGAATTTGTGAAGGATTTACTAAAACCCGCATGGAAGGAAGGTCAATTAAGCAGAGAAGCTCACAAGACCATAGTTAAGAAAGTAGTTGATAAAGTGACCAGTGCAGTACAGGGCCCTAATATCCCTCAGACTCAAGAGAAAATTGATCTTTATTTGGTCCACTCTAAAGCCAAGCTTAGCAAACTTGTGCAG GCTTATGTAGAAAAGTATGTGAAGAACTAA
- the LOC135629759 gene encoding zinc finger CCCH domain-containing protein 55-like isoform X2 yields MSENVRRRMSKWDVVVEESNFLDENRHDRMPPVKADDLSKERVSKLDLNDGEQLPLWHDMKNDDNVKKDISQHDKVPMRFPELDDKIIRPSRNSSHMDESPKRAFMEQYDSKKSSWEPDSESETVKYAEANRELGEPDSSFVQDYNSGVSPGPDAWRRRSRNVSPRGGWRRSGRSRSRSRSRGRGRSRSRSRNRNRSRSRSRSWSRSRSRSRSPFGIKRGSERWSDRGRNIAGGQAPPCRDFASGHCRRGSQCRFLHEDGGRGEFDRHNTHSRETNLERGRFSWHNGKENLSGSWDQTDYARNKPFQRQRSHYDDGDREKPELHRSNKPAELCYDFTKGRCQRGSSCRYLHQEASSHGGWSMKNEAREDNYDRRDPDASFGQKIESRKVNDPPCKYFAEGRCRRGQNCKFSHQGLDGHLEGKPHDGRWDHDQITSDNLSKSVSELGGQTIAVDKITPTRWNSGNDGVRSAAPQFIEMGDFTHPQHQQTHGTEDDGGQTFRLEGCQKPASQEQNITHDVAGPHQHASSVSMQVMAQNADKQQYPDDVEMLCQEGGSVITNNIGAKPEMNSVNSMLTVAPITEKSFTQSGPSQYVVPQLLRTQSFTPNVQIPQVVAPLHFSKQMQQVVYPMPPNGQSQFVVPLTPSDAQHLNHSMLNQPALSLPHAVSNQQNFGEQTQQSAPPSPHNGPSQHKLNLSGPNPQFLLSSVNGQNQHNLNPSGQIQQNVLPFNGQSPRNIALMGQSHQSHVPPQNGQSQENVQLLAPNKQNPVLEPPSDNSFISDNHQTSSQNIPGEGLYSRAGSAETKPSPISSGSVISHKVVTSEQAARITDLSASLAQFFGNGPLHVATLGVPPSQPSLGSSSAVLPAAAFPPSIHPSQAVSDSVGAINPDINNLPGNPRMEESETNSKSLLSVSVTDHIGEQNIDAKQVEPTDGDPSKEVNVTDTGGRGKKEEKAHLGDVDADVADGANKQTKDAKGSKMFKCALVEFVKDLLKPAWKEGQLSREAHKTIVKKVVDKVTSAVQGPNIPQTQEKIDLYLVHSKAKLSKLVQAYVEKYVKN; encoded by the exons ATGTCTGAGAATGTAAGAAGACGGATGTCTAAATGGGATGTAGTGGTGGAAGAATCTAATTTTTTAGATGAGAATAGACACGATAGAATGCCACCTGTTAAAGCAGATGATCTTTCTAAGGAAAGAGTATCAAAGTTGGATCTGAATGATGGTGAACAACTTCCTTTATGGCATGAcatgaaaaatgatgataatgtgAAAAAAGACATTTCTCAACATGACAAAGTACCTATGAGGTTTCCTGAGCTGGATGATAAGATCATAAGACCATCAAGAAATTCTTCTCACATGGATGAATCACCTAAGCGGGCTTTCATGGAACAATATGACTCAAAAAAGTCATCTTGGGAACCAGATTCTGAAAGTGAAACAGTAAAATATGCTGAAGCTAATAGGGAGCTAGGTGAACCAGATTCATCTTTTGTTCAGGATTATAATTCAGGTGTGTCCCCCGGTCCTGATGCATGGAGGCGACGCAGTCGCAATGTCTCTCCAAGAGGTGGTTGGAGAAGGTCAGGCAG gagcaggagcaggagcaggagcagggGCAGGggcaggagcaggagcaggagcaggaacAGGAACAGGAGTAGGAGCAGGAGCCGAAGCTGGAGCCGAAGCCGAAGCCGAAGCCGGAGCCCTTTTGGTATAAAGCGAGGATCAGAGAGGTGGTCCGACAGAGGAAGAAACATAGCAGGAGGGCAGGCTCCACCTTGTAGAGATTTTGCATCAGGTCATTGTAGGAGAGGCAGTCAATGCAGGTTTCTTCATGAAGATGGTGGCCGTGGAGAGTTTGATAGGCATAACACACATTCAAGAGAAACTAATCTGGAAAGGGGAAGGTTCTCATGGCATAATGGCAAGGAGAATTTGTCTGGTTCATGGGATCAAACTGATTATGCACGAAATAAGCCATTTCAAAGGCAACGTAGTCACTATGATGATGGTGACAGGGAGAAACCTGAGTTACATAGAAGCAACAAGCCTGCCGAGTTGTGTTATGATTTTACAAAAGGGAGATGCCAGAGGGGTTCATCATGCAGATATCTTCATCAAGAAGCTTCCTCCCATGGTGGATGGAGCATGAAAAATGAGGCCAGAGAAGATAACTATGATAGAAGGGATCCAGATGCATCTTTTGGCCAAAAAATCGAGTCTCGCAAGGTAAATGACCCACCATGCAAGTATTTTGCTGAAGGGCGTTGCCGCCGTGGTCAAAATTGCAAGTTTTCACATCAGGGTCTTGATGGTCATCTGGAAGGCAAGCCACATGATGGTAGATGGGATCATGATCAGATCACTAGTGATAATTTGTCAAAGAGTGTTTCAGAGTTGGGTGGCCAAACAATTGCCGTAGATAAAATCACTCCTACTCGGTGGAATAGTGGTAATGATGGTGTTAGATCTGCTGCTCCTCAGTTTATAGAGATGGGAGATTTTACACATCCTCAACATCAACAAACCCACGGAACCGAAGATGATGGTGGTCAAACCTTTAGACTGGAAGGCTGTCAAAAACCAGCTTCCCAAGAGCAGAACATAACCCATGACGTCGCTGGCCCTCATCAACATGCTTCATCTGTCTCTATGCAGGTTATGGCCCAAAATGCTGATAAACAGCAGTATCCTGACGATGTCGAGATGTTATGCCAGGAAGGCGGGAGTGTGATCACGAACAACATTGGAGCAAAACCAGAGATGAACTCAGTCAATAGTATGCTCACTGTGGCTCCTATCACTGAAAAAAGTTTTACTCAGAGTGGACCGAGTCAGTATGTCGTTCCTCAGCTTCTTCGTACACAAAGCTTTACCCCTAATGTCCAGATTCCTCAGGTTGTTGCTCCACTGCATTTCAGTAAGCAAATGCAGCAAGTTGTTTATCCAATGCCTCCAAATGGCCAAAGTCAGTTCGTTGTTCCACTGACCCCTTCAGATGCACAACATTTAAATCATAGCATGTTGAACCAGCCTGCTCTTTCTCTGCCACATGCTGTTAGTAACCAGCAAAATTTTGGAGAGCAGACTCAACAGAGTGCCCCTCCATCCCCTCATAATGGACCAAGCCAACACAAGTTGAATCTCAGTGGTCCTAACCCTCAATTCCTTCTGTCATCTGTGAATGGACAAAATCAGCACAACTTGAATCCCAGTGGTCAGATTCAGCAGAATGTTCTGCCTTTTAATGGGCAGAGCCCTCGGAACATTGCTCTTATGGGCCAGAGTCACCAGAGCCATGTGCCACCTCAAAATGGCCAGAGTCAAGAGAATGTTCAGTTACTTGCTCCTAACAAGCAAAATCCTGTCCTTGAGCCTCCATCAGACAACAGTTTTATATCGGATAATCATCAGACAAGCTCGCAGAATATACCAGGGGAGGGATTGTATTCAAGGGCAGGTTCAGCTGAAACTAAACCATCACCGATAAGTTCTGGTTCTGTCATCTCGCATAAAGTAGTAACCAGTGAGCAGGCTGCACGAATTACTGACCTTTCAGCATCTTTAGCACAGTTCTTTGGAAATGGCCCTTTACATGTTGCTACTTTAGGAGTGCCGCCATCACAACCTTCTTTGGGTTCGAGTTCTGCTGTGCTTCCTGCAGCTGCCTTTCCACCATCTATTCATCCCAGTCAAGCTGTTTCTGATAGTGTGGGAGCTATTAATCCTGACATCAATAACCTTCCTGGCAATCCCAGAATGGAGGAATCAGAAACAAATTCTAAAAGCTTGCTCTCAGTGTCTGTTACTGATCATATTGGTGAACAGAACATTGATGCCAAGCAGGTGGAGCCAACTGATGGTGATCCTTCGAAGGAAGTAAATGTAACAGACACTGGAGGACGAggcaagaaagaagagaaagcccACTTAGGGGACGTCGATGCAGATGTTGCTGATGGAGCAAATAAACAAACTAAGGATGCGAAGGGAAGTAAGATGTTTAAGTGTGCACTTGTGGAATTTGTGAAGGATTTACTAAAACCCGCATGGAAGGAAGGTCAATTAAGCAGAGAAGCTCACAAGACCATAGTTAAGAAAGTAGTTGATAAAGTGACCAGTGCAGTACAGGGCCCTAATATCCCTCAGACTCAAGAGAAAATTGATCTTTATTTGGTCCACTCTAAAGCCAAGCTTAGCAAACTTGTGCAG GCTTATGTAGAAAAGTATGTGAAGAACTAA
- the LOC135629759 gene encoding zinc finger CCCH domain-containing protein 55-like isoform X4 — protein sequence MSENVRRRMSKWDVVVEESNFLDENRHDRMPPVKADDLSKERVSKLDLNDGEQLPLWHDMKNDDNVKKDISQHDKVPMRFPELDDKIIRPSRNSSHMDESPKRAFMEQYDSKKSSWEPDSESETVKYAEANRELGEPDSSFVQDYNSGVSPGPDAWRRRSRNVSPRGGWRRSRSRSRSRGRGRSRSRSRNRNRSRSRSRSWSRSRSRSRSPFGIKRGSERWSDRGRNIAGGQAPPCRDFASGHCRRGSQCRFLHEDGGRGEFDRHNTHSRETNLERGRFSWHNGKENLSGSWDQTDYARNKPFQRQRSHYDDGDREKPELHRSNKPAELCYDFTKGRCQRGSSCRYLHQEASSHGGWSMKNEAREDNYDRRDPDASFGQKIESRKVNDPPCKYFAEGRCRRGQNCKFSHQGLDGHLEGKPHDGRWDHDQITSDNLSKSVSELGGQTIAVDKITPTRWNSGNDGVRSAAPQFIEMGDFTHPQHQQTHGTEDDGGQTFRLEGCQKPASQEQNITHDVAGPHQHASSVSMQVMAQNADKQQYPDDVEMLCQEGGSVITNNIGAKPEMNSVNSMLTVAPITEKSFTQSGPSQYVVPQLLRTQSFTPNVQIPQVVAPLHFSKQMQQVVYPMPPNGQSQFVVPLTPSDAQHLNHSMLNQPALSLPHAVSNQQNFGEQTQQSAPPSPHNGPSQHKLNLSGPNPQFLLSSVNGQNQHNLNPSGQIQQNVLPFNGQSPRNIALMGQSHQSHVPPQNGQSQENVQLLAPNKQNPVLEPPSDNSFISDNHQTSSQNIPGEGLYSRAGSAETKPSPISSGSVISHKVVTSEQAARITDLSASLAQFFGNGPLHVATLGVPPSQPSLGSSSAVLPAAAFPPSIHPSQAVSDSVGAINPDINNLPGNPRMEESETNSKSLLSVSVTDHIGEQNIDAKQVEPTDGDPSKEVNVTDTGGRGKKEEKAHLGDVDADVADGANKQTKDAKGSKMFKCALVEFVKDLLKPAWKEGQLSREAHKTIVKKVVDKVTSAVQGPNIPQTQEKIDLYLVHSKAKLSKLVQAYVEKYVKN from the exons ATGTCTGAGAATGTAAGAAGACGGATGTCTAAATGGGATGTAGTGGTGGAAGAATCTAATTTTTTAGATGAGAATAGACACGATAGAATGCCACCTGTTAAAGCAGATGATCTTTCTAAGGAAAGAGTATCAAAGTTGGATCTGAATGATGGTGAACAACTTCCTTTATGGCATGAcatgaaaaatgatgataatgtgAAAAAAGACATTTCTCAACATGACAAAGTACCTATGAGGTTTCCTGAGCTGGATGATAAGATCATAAGACCATCAAGAAATTCTTCTCACATGGATGAATCACCTAAGCGGGCTTTCATGGAACAATATGACTCAAAAAAGTCATCTTGGGAACCAGATTCTGAAAGTGAAACAGTAAAATATGCTGAAGCTAATAGGGAGCTAGGTGAACCAGATTCATCTTTTGTTCAGGATTATAATTCAGGTGTGTCCCCCGGTCCTGATGCATGGAGGCGACGCAGTCGCAATGTCTCTCCAAGAGGTGGTTGGAGAAG gagcaggagcaggagcaggagcagggGCAGGggcaggagcaggagcaggagcaggaacAGGAACAGGAGTAGGAGCAGGAGCCGAAGCTGGAGCCGAAGCCGAAGCCGAAGCCGGAGCCCTTTTGGTATAAAGCGAGGATCAGAGAGGTGGTCCGACAGAGGAAGAAACATAGCAGGAGGGCAGGCTCCACCTTGTAGAGATTTTGCATCAGGTCATTGTAGGAGAGGCAGTCAATGCAGGTTTCTTCATGAAGATGGTGGCCGTGGAGAGTTTGATAGGCATAACACACATTCAAGAGAAACTAATCTGGAAAGGGGAAGGTTCTCATGGCATAATGGCAAGGAGAATTTGTCTGGTTCATGGGATCAAACTGATTATGCACGAAATAAGCCATTTCAAAGGCAACGTAGTCACTATGATGATGGTGACAGGGAGAAACCTGAGTTACATAGAAGCAACAAGCCTGCCGAGTTGTGTTATGATTTTACAAAAGGGAGATGCCAGAGGGGTTCATCATGCAGATATCTTCATCAAGAAGCTTCCTCCCATGGTGGATGGAGCATGAAAAATGAGGCCAGAGAAGATAACTATGATAGAAGGGATCCAGATGCATCTTTTGGCCAAAAAATCGAGTCTCGCAAGGTAAATGACCCACCATGCAAGTATTTTGCTGAAGGGCGTTGCCGCCGTGGTCAAAATTGCAAGTTTTCACATCAGGGTCTTGATGGTCATCTGGAAGGCAAGCCACATGATGGTAGATGGGATCATGATCAGATCACTAGTGATAATTTGTCAAAGAGTGTTTCAGAGTTGGGTGGCCAAACAATTGCCGTAGATAAAATCACTCCTACTCGGTGGAATAGTGGTAATGATGGTGTTAGATCTGCTGCTCCTCAGTTTATAGAGATGGGAGATTTTACACATCCTCAACATCAACAAACCCACGGAACCGAAGATGATGGTGGTCAAACCTTTAGACTGGAAGGCTGTCAAAAACCAGCTTCCCAAGAGCAGAACATAACCCATGACGTCGCTGGCCCTCATCAACATGCTTCATCTGTCTCTATGCAGGTTATGGCCCAAAATGCTGATAAACAGCAGTATCCTGACGATGTCGAGATGTTATGCCAGGAAGGCGGGAGTGTGATCACGAACAACATTGGAGCAAAACCAGAGATGAACTCAGTCAATAGTATGCTCACTGTGGCTCCTATCACTGAAAAAAGTTTTACTCAGAGTGGACCGAGTCAGTATGTCGTTCCTCAGCTTCTTCGTACACAAAGCTTTACCCCTAATGTCCAGATTCCTCAGGTTGTTGCTCCACTGCATTTCAGTAAGCAAATGCAGCAAGTTGTTTATCCAATGCCTCCAAATGGCCAAAGTCAGTTCGTTGTTCCACTGACCCCTTCAGATGCACAACATTTAAATCATAGCATGTTGAACCAGCCTGCTCTTTCTCTGCCACATGCTGTTAGTAACCAGCAAAATTTTGGAGAGCAGACTCAACAGAGTGCCCCTCCATCCCCTCATAATGGACCAAGCCAACACAAGTTGAATCTCAGTGGTCCTAACCCTCAATTCCTTCTGTCATCTGTGAATGGACAAAATCAGCACAACTTGAATCCCAGTGGTCAGATTCAGCAGAATGTTCTGCCTTTTAATGGGCAGAGCCCTCGGAACATTGCTCTTATGGGCCAGAGTCACCAGAGCCATGTGCCACCTCAAAATGGCCAGAGTCAAGAGAATGTTCAGTTACTTGCTCCTAACAAGCAAAATCCTGTCCTTGAGCCTCCATCAGACAACAGTTTTATATCGGATAATCATCAGACAAGCTCGCAGAATATACCAGGGGAGGGATTGTATTCAAGGGCAGGTTCAGCTGAAACTAAACCATCACCGATAAGTTCTGGTTCTGTCATCTCGCATAAAGTAGTAACCAGTGAGCAGGCTGCACGAATTACTGACCTTTCAGCATCTTTAGCACAGTTCTTTGGAAATGGCCCTTTACATGTTGCTACTTTAGGAGTGCCGCCATCACAACCTTCTTTGGGTTCGAGTTCTGCTGTGCTTCCTGCAGCTGCCTTTCCACCATCTATTCATCCCAGTCAAGCTGTTTCTGATAGTGTGGGAGCTATTAATCCTGACATCAATAACCTTCCTGGCAATCCCAGAATGGAGGAATCAGAAACAAATTCTAAAAGCTTGCTCTCAGTGTCTGTTACTGATCATATTGGTGAACAGAACATTGATGCCAAGCAGGTGGAGCCAACTGATGGTGATCCTTCGAAGGAAGTAAATGTAACAGACACTGGAGGACGAggcaagaaagaagagaaagcccACTTAGGGGACGTCGATGCAGATGTTGCTGATGGAGCAAATAAACAAACTAAGGATGCGAAGGGAAGTAAGATGTTTAAGTGTGCACTTGTGGAATTTGTGAAGGATTTACTAAAACCCGCATGGAAGGAAGGTCAATTAAGCAGAGAAGCTCACAAGACCATAGTTAAGAAAGTAGTTGATAAAGTGACCAGTGCAGTACAGGGCCCTAATATCCCTCAGACTCAAGAGAAAATTGATCTTTATTTGGTCCACTCTAAAGCCAAGCTTAGCAAACTTGTGCAG GCTTATGTAGAAAAGTATGTGAAGAACTAA